One Actinospica robiniae DSM 44927 genomic region harbors:
- a CDS encoding class I mannose-6-phosphate isomerase: MTPVPKYETEPCHVVDEAAVGLGYATASASLARGSVLCVDGPAAVAWDLVAGEIRDALEYRGLLVNLLDIREHFAPWPEILAGTASAVLEEDPDFAPLAEAGLADLLGQVPPVAVEDDAVTIVFGPGAALVRHDRLWYADLPKRYAEAEITAGRGRNLGQPIGTGPGTTRRLFYIDWPVLDRHRDEIAGDIDLWLDTQDSRTPAWIEGPALRKALAHLANRPFRTRPTFNTTSWGGHWAQERLAFNRAAPNTALGYELIAPESGILVGNPDGPRVELPLQLLVALHPEEVLGGDVHAMFGTSFPIRFDYLDTVGGGNLSVHCHPQPDYMRSVFGWPYTQHETYYMMVGGPQRRVFLGLREGADLEEFRQEADRAVHEAVPFDIERYVQTFPAEQHQLFLIPAGTPHGSGEGNVVLEISATPYLYSLRFYDWLRTDREGRQRPVHVGHAFENLNPDRTGDAVARDLVQQARELRAGPGWREDLIGRLPEMFFEVRRFELDPQATASDATAGAFHILNVVHGDGVEVETDSGHRYVLAYAETLTMPASVGAYRVRALGHGPVRYVKALVR, translated from the coding sequence GTGACACCGGTGCCGAAATACGAAACAGAGCCCTGTCACGTCGTGGACGAGGCGGCGGTCGGGCTCGGCTATGCGACGGCCTCCGCGAGCCTCGCCCGCGGATCCGTCCTGTGCGTGGACGGGCCCGCAGCCGTCGCCTGGGACCTCGTCGCCGGCGAGATACGCGACGCGCTGGAGTATCGCGGCCTGCTGGTGAACCTGCTGGACATCCGCGAGCACTTCGCTCCCTGGCCGGAGATCCTCGCCGGCACCGCGTCCGCGGTGCTGGAGGAGGATCCCGACTTCGCCCCGCTCGCCGAAGCGGGCCTGGCCGATCTCCTCGGCCAGGTGCCGCCGGTCGCGGTCGAGGACGACGCGGTGACCATCGTCTTCGGCCCGGGTGCGGCCCTCGTCCGGCACGACCGGCTCTGGTACGCCGATCTGCCCAAGAGATACGCCGAAGCCGAGATCACCGCGGGACGCGGCCGCAACCTGGGCCAGCCGATCGGCACCGGCCCGGGCACGACGCGGCGCCTGTTCTACATCGATTGGCCCGTCCTGGACCGGCATCGGGACGAGATCGCCGGCGACATCGACCTCTGGCTCGATACGCAGGACTCCCGCACTCCGGCCTGGATCGAGGGCCCGGCGCTTCGTAAGGCACTGGCACACCTCGCGAACCGGCCGTTCCGTACCCGCCCCACGTTCAACACGACGTCCTGGGGCGGGCACTGGGCGCAAGAACGGCTCGCCTTCAACCGAGCCGCGCCCAACACGGCGCTCGGCTACGAGCTGATCGCCCCGGAGAGCGGCATCCTCGTCGGCAACCCGGACGGTCCGCGCGTCGAACTGCCGCTGCAACTGCTGGTGGCGCTGCATCCCGAGGAAGTCCTGGGCGGCGACGTCCACGCGATGTTCGGCACGTCGTTCCCGATCCGGTTCGACTACCTCGACACGGTCGGCGGCGGGAACCTCTCCGTGCACTGCCACCCGCAGCCGGACTACATGCGCAGCGTCTTCGGCTGGCCCTACACCCAGCACGAGACCTATTACATGATGGTCGGCGGACCGCAACGCCGTGTGTTCCTCGGCCTGCGCGAAGGAGCGGATCTCGAGGAGTTCCGGCAGGAAGCCGACCGCGCGGTGCATGAGGCAGTGCCTTTCGACATCGAGCGTTACGTCCAGACGTTCCCCGCCGAGCAGCACCAGCTGTTCCTCATCCCCGCCGGAACCCCGCACGGCAGCGGCGAAGGCAACGTCGTCCTCGAAATCAGTGCCACGCCATACCTCTACAGCCTCCGCTTCTATGACTGGCTGCGGACGGACCGCGAAGGCAGGCAGCGCCCGGTGCATGTCGGGCACGCGTTCGAGAACCTCAACCCGGACCGGACCGGCGACGCCGTCGCCCGAGACCTCGTCCAGCAAGCCAGGGAACTGCGTGCGGGCCCCGGTTGGCGCGAAGACCTCATCGGCCGGCTGCCGGAGATGTTCTTCGAGGTCCGCAGATTCGAACTTGATCCGCAGGCCACCGCGAGCGATGCGACGGCTGGGGCGTTCCATATCCTCAACGTCGTGCACGGAGACGGCGTTGAAGTGGAGACAGACAGTGGACATCGCTACGTTCTGGCATACGCCGAGACGCTGACCATGCCGGCGTCGGTCGGCGCGTACCGTGTAAGGGCCCTTGGTCATGGGCCGGTCCGCTATGTCAAGGCCCTCGTCCGGTGA
- a CDS encoding carbohydrate ABC transporter permease, whose protein sequence is MTVLTTQQRRSAPPAAPAPGARRRPWASRGHLIAAAMLTLAFVSPIYLTIVNAFKSQSQILGNPVAPPAPPTMANLTDALARPDRIVQIGLANSAVTVIASLLLIVPLGAAFSFWLTGRSARLRRIVLAVFGAGLMIPPAVVLLPTIRILTFLHLDHSYPGLVLANVGGGYLSFAVFVYSGFLRAVPTEIVEAASMDGAGSLRIWWKIVMPLLRPATATVTIFLSLWIWNDFMNPQFILGPLKGQTITTGLYQSLGQYSTNYAQLFGVMFLAAVIPVAGYLALQKQFIAGLTSGATK, encoded by the coding sequence GTGACCGTCCTGACCACGCAACAGCGCCGCAGCGCGCCGCCCGCCGCCCCGGCTCCGGGCGCCCGGCGCCGGCCCTGGGCCTCGCGCGGCCACCTCATCGCGGCCGCGATGCTCACGCTCGCCTTCGTCAGCCCGATCTACCTCACCATCGTCAACGCGTTCAAGAGCCAGTCCCAGATCCTCGGCAACCCGGTGGCGCCGCCCGCGCCGCCGACGATGGCGAACCTGACCGACGCGCTGGCCCGCCCGGACCGGATCGTCCAGATCGGCCTGGCGAACTCGGCGGTCACCGTGATCGCCTCGCTGCTGCTGATCGTCCCGCTGGGCGCCGCGTTCAGCTTCTGGCTCACCGGCCGCTCCGCCCGGCTGCGCCGGATCGTGCTGGCGGTGTTCGGCGCGGGCCTGATGATCCCGCCCGCCGTGGTCCTGCTGCCGACCATCAGGATCCTGACCTTCCTGCACCTCGACCACAGCTACCCGGGCCTGGTCCTGGCCAACGTGGGCGGCGGCTACCTTTCCTTCGCGGTGTTCGTCTACTCCGGCTTCCTGCGCGCGGTCCCGACCGAGATCGTGGAGGCGGCGTCCATGGACGGGGCCGGCTCGCTGCGGATCTGGTGGAAGATCGTCATGCCGCTGCTGCGCCCGGCCACCGCCACCGTCACGATCTTCCTGTCGCTGTGGATCTGGAACGACTTCATGAACCCGCAGTTCATCCTCGGACCGCTCAAGGGCCAGACCATCACCACCGGGCTCTACCAGTCCCTGGGCCAGTACTCCACCAACTACGCGCAGCTGTTCGGCGTGATGTTCCTGGCCGCGGTGATCCCGGTCGCCGGATACCTGGCCCTGCAGAAGCAGTTCATCGCCGGCCTGACCTCAGGGGCCACCAAGTGA
- a CDS encoding LacI family DNA-binding transcriptional regulator has translation MSPARGGSGAGARPKRPTMVDVAREAGVALRTVSRVVNDDPTVGPEYVVKVQAAIAALNFRPDERARQLRTGVTGTIGAAVRRIAEVNPELAAIERTARECGLTLLASSTDFDEARERDILISMCRQRLDGIILEPIGESHSYLEPELEAGMPMVSMDRPMSGISVDCVISDNASGIGMAFHHLHEHGHRRIAYIGDGERVFSGRERAAAFRAALRSHGQPVEDLVHPGELTTERVGAALERALHGAQPATALVTGNMDSTIAVLRLLGREAASRIAIVGFDEVPLADLLQPALTVVAQDTATIGRTAVELLRKRMAEPGRPVQNVVVPLELKVRGSGEVRA, from the coding sequence ATGAGCCCAGCACGGGGCGGGAGCGGAGCCGGAGCGCGGCCCAAGCGCCCGACCATGGTCGACGTCGCGCGCGAGGCGGGCGTGGCGCTGCGCACGGTCTCGCGCGTGGTCAACGACGACCCGACCGTCGGCCCGGAGTACGTGGTGAAGGTGCAGGCCGCGATCGCGGCGCTCAACTTCCGCCCGGACGAGCGGGCCCGGCAGCTGCGCACCGGCGTCACCGGCACGATCGGCGCGGCCGTGCGCCGGATCGCCGAGGTCAACCCGGAGCTGGCCGCGATCGAGCGGACCGCGCGCGAGTGCGGGCTGACCCTGCTCGCCTCTTCGACGGACTTCGACGAGGCCAGGGAGCGCGACATCCTGATCTCGATGTGCCGCCAGCGGCTGGACGGGATCATCCTCGAGCCGATCGGGGAGAGCCACAGCTACCTCGAGCCGGAGCTCGAGGCGGGCATGCCGATGGTCTCGATGGACCGGCCGATGAGCGGGATCTCGGTGGACTGCGTCATCTCCGACAACGCCTCCGGCATCGGCATGGCCTTCCACCACCTGCACGAACACGGCCACCGGCGGATCGCCTACATCGGCGACGGCGAGCGGGTCTTCTCCGGCCGGGAGCGGGCCGCCGCCTTCCGGGCCGCGCTGCGCTCGCACGGCCAGCCGGTCGAGGACCTGGTGCACCCGGGCGAGCTGACCACCGAGCGGGTGGGCGCGGCGCTGGAGCGCGCGCTGCACGGCGCCCAGCCGGCGACGGCGCTGGTCACCGGCAACATGGACAGCACCATCGCGGTGCTGCGGCTGCTCGGGCGGGAGGCGGCGAGCCGGATCGCGATCGTCGGCTTCGACGAGGTGCCGCTGGCCGACCTGCTCCAGCCCGCGCTCACCGTGGTCGCCCAGGACACCGCGACCATCGGGCGCACCGCGGTCGAGCTGCTGCGCAAGCGGATGGCCGAGCCGGGCCGGCCGGTGCAGAACGTGGTGGTGCCGCTCGAGCTCAAGGTGCGCGGCTCGGGGGAAGTGCGCGCCTGA
- a CDS encoding glycoside hydrolase yields the protein MTSNQSTAIPKQDTAIEEILVLHHSHLDVGYTHSQPILWRLQTEYISQAIDWLERTADLPEGARPKWTCEATEPVRRWLADASAEQVARFQDLCHQGRIGLSALRWHVSSTIDRPGIRRLLAGKRELEDVVGRPIPVACQHDVNGIPWPIADELLDAGVDLFVMAVNRHLGGPVTPRPGLFAWQTPSGRRLRVFNGSHYTMFDQLLNAWDDSVERMAVGWDAFHERLRRAGYRLPFVYLTSTCSPIMWDNAPPNPYLPSLIQRWNEQQLGPRIRYATFDDLRERVHAVPEDEVPVLDGDWTDYWSFGVGSMPAETALNQGTKSLLRTAEALRAEPAAMAEAAERADAFDEHTASHWNSDPANPQARSIEAMKQASAHEGHELAAFAVMDGLERLAGNPVADKGIAGVLVVNPTPFERTVALDLPESWFAEPTPATERTYRASRMAYENRPWRVPGPDEARRATGPITLAPDSWRILDLDQLPTPSFAGQPTHELVRHRHAARELNFATAVNRVAAIGRIESPFHVLTYDSDSGRILSLLDRGTGREILRPRPGMDLLSFVQERPDPLVDGSRRAFYRRDLDREMIDESCWEPWTPRHEPAERILSCTVEQRAGRVLLERRFEAPGTRGVVQRIWLDALDPLIRVDIEVDLVGDASPRGVYFALPLALEAGWQAEFDTAGQAVRLDEQQLPGASRGWVTAQSTAAMWDETGAVALITPDAPLVQFGGFHFGPPPAAVDRGSDPLLLSWAANNYWDTNFPQIQQGTVKLRYGLLTLAGPDRAVIAEHAEKLRRPVLAWPVTTGGNQPSEGEL from the coding sequence GTGACATCGAACCAGAGCACCGCGATCCCGAAGCAGGACACGGCGATCGAAGAGATCCTGGTGCTGCACCACAGCCATCTCGACGTCGGATACACCCACTCCCAGCCGATCCTGTGGCGGCTGCAGACGGAGTACATATCCCAGGCGATCGACTGGCTGGAGCGTACCGCCGACCTGCCCGAGGGCGCCCGGCCCAAGTGGACCTGCGAGGCGACGGAACCGGTGCGGCGCTGGCTGGCCGACGCCTCCGCCGAGCAGGTGGCCCGGTTCCAGGACCTGTGCCACCAGGGCCGGATCGGCCTGTCCGCGCTCCGCTGGCACGTGAGCTCCACCATCGACCGGCCGGGCATCCGCCGCCTGCTGGCCGGCAAGCGCGAGCTCGAGGACGTCGTCGGACGGCCGATCCCGGTCGCCTGCCAGCACGACGTCAACGGCATCCCGTGGCCGATCGCCGACGAGCTGCTCGACGCCGGAGTCGACCTGTTCGTGATGGCGGTCAACCGGCACCTCGGCGGGCCGGTCACCCCGAGGCCGGGGCTGTTCGCCTGGCAGACCCCGTCGGGCCGGCGCCTGCGCGTGTTCAACGGCAGCCACTACACGATGTTCGACCAGCTGCTCAACGCCTGGGACGACTCGGTGGAGCGGATGGCCGTCGGCTGGGACGCCTTCCACGAGCGCCTGCGCCGGGCCGGATACCGGCTGCCGTTCGTCTACCTCACCTCGACCTGCTCGCCGATCATGTGGGACAACGCGCCGCCGAACCCTTATCTTCCAAGCCTGATCCAGCGCTGGAACGAGCAGCAGCTCGGCCCGCGCATCCGCTACGCCACGTTCGACGATCTCAGGGAACGTGTACACGCGGTGCCCGAGGACGAGGTCCCGGTCCTCGACGGCGACTGGACCGACTACTGGAGCTTCGGCGTCGGCAGCATGCCGGCCGAGACCGCGCTGAACCAGGGCACGAAGTCGCTGCTGCGGACGGCGGAGGCGCTGCGGGCCGAGCCCGCGGCGATGGCCGAGGCGGCCGAGCGCGCCGACGCCTTCGACGAGCACACCGCGAGCCACTGGAACTCCGACCCGGCCAACCCGCAGGCCCGTTCGATCGAGGCGATGAAGCAGGCGTCCGCGCACGAGGGCCACGAACTCGCCGCGTTCGCCGTGATGGACGGGCTCGAGCGGCTGGCCGGGAATCCGGTCGCGGACAAGGGGATCGCCGGCGTCCTGGTGGTCAACCCCACGCCGTTCGAACGCACCGTCGCGCTGGATCTGCCGGAGAGCTGGTTCGCCGAACCGACCCCCGCCACCGAGCGCACGTACCGGGCCAGCCGCATGGCGTACGAGAACCGGCCGTGGCGGGTGCCCGGACCGGATGAGGCGCGCCGAGCGACCGGCCCGATCACCCTCGCACCCGACAGCTGGCGGATCCTCGACCTCGACCAGCTGCCGACCCCGTCGTTCGCCGGCCAGCCGACGCACGAGCTCGTCCGGCACCGGCACGCGGCCCGGGAGTTGAACTTCGCCACAGCGGTCAACCGCGTCGCGGCCATCGGCCGGATCGAGTCGCCGTTCCACGTGCTGACCTACGACTCCGACTCCGGGCGGATCCTGTCCCTGCTCGACCGCGGCACCGGACGCGAGATCCTGCGGCCCCGGCCGGGCATGGACCTGCTCTCGTTCGTCCAGGAGCGCCCGGACCCGCTCGTCGACGGCTCCCGCCGCGCGTTCTACCGGCGCGACCTGGACCGGGAGATGATCGACGAGTCCTGCTGGGAGCCGTGGACGCCGCGGCACGAGCCGGCCGAGCGGATCCTGAGCTGCACGGTCGAGCAGCGGGCCGGCCGGGTGCTGCTCGAGCGCCGGTTCGAGGCCCCCGGCACCCGCGGCGTCGTCCAACGCATCTGGCTGGACGCGCTCGACCCGCTCATCCGCGTCGACATCGAGGTGGATCTGGTCGGGGACGCCTCGCCGCGCGGCGTCTACTTCGCCCTGCCGCTGGCGCTGGAAGCGGGGTGGCAGGCCGAGTTCGACACCGCGGGCCAGGCCGTGCGCCTGGACGAGCAGCAGCTGCCGGGCGCCTCGCGCGGTTGGGTGACGGCGCAATCCACCGCGGCCATGTGGGACGAGACCGGCGCCGTCGCGCTGATCACCCCGGACGCGCCGCTGGTGCAGTTCGGCGGCTTCCACTTCGGGCCGCCGCCCGCCGCCGTCGACCGGGGCTCGGATCCGCTGCTGCTGAGCTGGGCGGCCAACAACTACTGGGACACGAACTTCCCGCAGATACAGCAGGGCACTGTCAAACTCCGCTACGGGCTGCTGACGCTCGCCGGGCCGGACCGGGCCGTGATCGCCGAGCACGCCGAGAAGCTGCGTCGTCCGGTGCTGGCCTGGCCGGTGACGACGGGCGGCAACCAGCCGTCCGAAGGAGAACTGTGA
- a CDS encoding carbohydrate ABC transporter permease has protein sequence MTTRARRRRGDPALGAIAAVALGLYALFIIVPVIMSAWKSFTDENPLMAQAKFVGLANYREMTHDSTLAASLGFTLALAAGVTVVANAAGIGFAVLLNKTSLSFRMMRTVAFLPQVLSGVIVGFVWRYIMAEDGILNHLLTGLGIISRPISWLGTPDLAMFSVGVVAAWVLTGFTTVVHLAALQSIPLEMYQAARVDGAGRWQQFRHITFRMLAPGTTISVTISLITMLKLYDIIAALTGGGPAFATQSTALYIINLAFTDDRFGYASAVAMLLLVVSAVIALSVTSLLRRREVDL, from the coding sequence ATGACCACCCGAGCCCGTCGCCGCCGCGGCGACCCCGCCCTCGGCGCCATAGCCGCCGTCGCTTTGGGGCTCTACGCCCTGTTCATCATCGTCCCGGTGATCATGAGCGCCTGGAAGAGCTTCACCGACGAGAACCCGCTGATGGCCCAGGCGAAGTTCGTCGGCCTGGCCAACTACCGGGAGATGACCCACGACAGCACGCTGGCCGCGAGCCTCGGCTTCACCCTGGCGCTCGCCGCGGGGGTGACCGTGGTGGCCAACGCCGCCGGCATCGGCTTCGCGGTCCTGCTGAACAAGACCTCGCTCAGCTTCCGGATGATGCGCACCGTCGCCTTCCTGCCGCAGGTGCTCTCCGGCGTGATCGTGGGCTTCGTCTGGCGCTACATCATGGCCGAGGACGGCATCCTCAACCACCTGCTGACCGGCCTCGGAATCATCTCCCGGCCGATCTCCTGGCTCGGCACCCCCGATTTGGCCATGTTCTCGGTCGGCGTGGTCGCCGCCTGGGTGCTGACCGGCTTCACCACGGTGGTGCACCTGGCCGCGCTCCAGTCCATCCCGCTGGAGATGTACCAGGCCGCGCGGGTGGACGGGGCCGGGCGCTGGCAGCAGTTCCGCCACATCACCTTCCGGATGCTGGCCCCCGGCACCACGATCAGCGTCACCATCTCGCTGATCACCATGCTCAAGCTCTACGACATCATCGCCGCGCTCACCGGCGGCGGACCCGCGTTCGCGACGCAGTCGACCGCGCTCTACATCATCAACCTCGCCTTCACCGACGACCGCTTCGGGTACGCCTCGGCCGTGGCCATGCTGCTGCTGGTCGTCTCCGCCGTGATCGCGCTGTCCGTGACCAGCCTGCTTCGCCGCCGGGAGGTGGACCTGTGA
- a CDS encoding ABC transporter substrate-binding protein, with protein sequence MRHRRLLASTLVAAGLAFSAGCSAAAPASPKGDVTLTYLTFETPDLTASFWKTSIASAQAKVPGLSIKDVVSPNTDRDAYAKQLQASGQFPDLLQSITPSTFAQAGLIQPYPQSWVNANFLLPMGNAYKGKVYIPPTNSQIIPMVFFNKSLFAKAGISGTPKTWSDFMADCAKLKAAGITPIELGGGDSFAASMPLVGILSADVLGKDPNWLQERYQNKVHFTDPNVETAVAKYRTMVTDGYFEPGALSVSYADSITNFTSGKTAMYMMGSWFLGSVPKATADDFGSFMTPTDDGTLVVPFSVGGSMAISAKTPDPAKATAFAEDWSLDPANLKTLIEGDGAFPMLKGKTLDDYDVNVTQVFKDSYSYVTQDNTKVSAIGWATNDDSMPSGLNDDFYAASQALFNSNDVAGQMAKLDGEWNTATQ encoded by the coding sequence ATGAGGCATCGTCGCCTTCTCGCAAGCACTCTCGTCGCCGCCGGACTCGCCTTCTCCGCCGGTTGCTCCGCCGCTGCGCCCGCAAGCCCCAAGGGCGATGTCACGCTGACCTACCTGACCTTCGAGACGCCGGACCTGACGGCGTCCTTCTGGAAGACCTCCATCGCCTCCGCCCAGGCCAAGGTGCCCGGGCTGAGCATCAAGGACGTCGTCTCGCCCAACACCGACCGGGACGCGTACGCCAAGCAGCTGCAGGCCTCCGGCCAGTTCCCGGACCTGCTGCAGTCGATCACCCCGTCCACCTTCGCCCAGGCCGGCCTGATCCAGCCGTACCCGCAGAGCTGGGTCAACGCCAACTTTCTGCTGCCGATGGGCAACGCGTACAAGGGCAAGGTCTACATCCCGCCGACCAACTCGCAGATCATTCCGATGGTCTTCTTCAACAAGTCCCTGTTCGCCAAGGCCGGCATCAGCGGCACCCCGAAGACCTGGTCCGACTTCATGGCCGACTGCGCCAAGCTCAAGGCGGCCGGCATAACCCCGATCGAACTCGGCGGCGGCGACTCGTTCGCGGCCTCGATGCCGCTGGTCGGCATCCTCTCCGCGGACGTGCTGGGCAAGGACCCGAACTGGCTGCAGGAGCGGTACCAGAACAAGGTCCACTTCACCGACCCGAACGTGGAGACGGCCGTCGCGAAGTACCGCACCATGGTCACCGACGGGTACTTCGAGCCCGGCGCCCTGAGCGTCAGCTACGCCGACTCGATCACCAACTTCACCTCCGGTAAGACGGCCATGTACATGATGGGCAGCTGGTTCCTCGGCTCCGTGCCCAAGGCCACCGCGGACGACTTCGGTTCGTTCATGACCCCGACCGACGACGGCACGCTGGTGGTGCCCTTCTCGGTCGGCGGCTCGATGGCGATCAGCGCCAAGACCCCGGACCCGGCCAAGGCCACCGCTTTCGCCGAGGACTGGTCGCTCGACCCGGCCAACCTCAAGACCCTGATCGAGGGCGACGGCGCGTTCCCGATGCTCAAGGGCAAGACGCTGGACGACTACGACGTGAACGTCACCCAGGTGTTCAAGGACTCGTACTCGTACGTGACGCAGGACAACACGAAGGTGTCGGCCATCGGCTGGGCCACCAACGACGACTCGATGCCCTCGGGCCTGAACGACGACTTCTACGCCGCCTCACAGGCGCTGTTCAACTCCAACGACGTCGCCGGGCAGATGGCCAAGCTCGACGGCGAGTGGAACACCGCGACCCAGTGA